The following are from one region of the Moritella sp. 24 genome:
- a CDS encoding acyltransferase family protein: protein MKFRKDINGLRAIAVIAVVLFHFNNSWLPGGFSGVDVFFVISGFLMTKIIFTSLDLNKFSVFKFYMSRADRILPPLIVLCLTLIIFGWYFLPPLDYKALGKHIASSLGFISNFIYWNESGYFSSSSNEKWLLHTWSLSAEWQFYILYPVVLATGYKSLSLKYIKFTIFIGCVAGFLFCIFASNIWSDSSYYLLPTRIWEMLLGGVAYLYPINFNKEKHKKIIEYIGFSLILLSYFFITEDNVWPGYLAIFPTLGAFFVIQAQRNNSLLTNNLLFQYLGSWSYSIYLWHWPIVVGIYYFSLSGTAVIIGMFLSLLLGFLSYRYIESKSYKSNFKTMYDCFKSKIVFTSVILALIGSVIYFNNGFNTSFRDGASTPQAKFLDYYSEAHANLDDAYWLKCDYYDAVYKQGNSSIDFSCFERKYKKGVFLWGDSHAEALSLGIRDTLKPLNISFYQVTSAGCKPSLSKSGGSNGELTLACDLSNELALEKMTILKPDLVIMSQAGMHEETNWNEIYNYLRGIGVKNILLIGPVSQWRPSLPKVMIKPEHWNSLEPYINDDFLDMDIINTDLKMKLLEPNFDFQYISLIDDLCYFDDDYFCRVKSGDDTLLQVDYGHLSASGSKFVSETILRESIIKYL, encoded by the coding sequence ATGAAATTTAGAAAAGATATTAATGGACTCAGAGCTATCGCGGTGATTGCGGTGGTATTATTCCATTTCAATAATTCTTGGCTCCCTGGTGGATTTAGCGGTGTAGATGTATTTTTTGTTATTTCTGGTTTTTTAATGACCAAAATAATTTTTACTAGTCTTGATTTGAATAAGTTTTCAGTTTTTAAATTTTACATGTCAAGAGCTGATAGGATTTTACCCCCACTAATCGTTTTATGCTTAACGTTGATTATTTTTGGTTGGTATTTTCTTCCTCCTTTGGATTATAAAGCTTTAGGTAAGCATATTGCGAGTAGTCTAGGGTTTATATCTAACTTTATATATTGGAATGAGTCCGGTTATTTTTCATCATCATCTAATGAAAAGTGGTTGCTTCATACTTGGTCCCTTTCTGCTGAGTGGCAGTTTTATATACTATATCCTGTAGTGTTAGCTACAGGATATAAATCGTTAAGTCTAAAATATATTAAGTTTACAATTTTCATTGGTTGTGTAGCAGGATTTTTATTTTGTATTTTTGCGTCTAACATATGGTCTGATTCATCTTACTACTTATTACCGACTAGAATTTGGGAAATGCTGTTAGGTGGTGTTGCTTATTTATATCCGATTAATTTTAATAAAGAAAAACATAAAAAAATCATAGAGTACATCGGTTTTTCATTGATTTTATTGTCTTATTTTTTCATTACAGAAGATAATGTATGGCCTGGTTATTTAGCTATTTTTCCTACGCTAGGGGCATTTTTTGTAATACAGGCTCAGAGAAATAATAGCTTATTGACTAATAATTTGTTATTTCAATATTTAGGTTCATGGTCATACTCAATATATTTATGGCACTGGCCTATTGTAGTAGGTATATATTACTTCTCTCTTAGTGGTACAGCTGTAATTATAGGTATGTTTTTATCTTTATTATTGGGCTTCTTGAGCTATCGATATATTGAAAGTAAATCATATAAATCTAACTTTAAAACAATGTATGATTGTTTTAAATCAAAAATAGTATTTACAAGTGTAATATTAGCGTTGATTGGTTCGGTTATTTATTTTAATAATGGTTTTAATACTTCATTTAGAGACGGGGCTTCAACACCGCAAGCTAAATTTTTAGATTATTACTCTGAAGCTCATGCTAATTTAGATGATGCTTATTGGCTAAAATGTGATTATTATGATGCTGTTTATAAACAAGGCAATTCCTCTATTGATTTTAGTTGCTTTGAACGGAAATATAAAAAAGGTGTTTTTTTATGGGGAGACTCACATGCAGAAGCTTTATCTTTAGGAATTCGAGATACTTTAAAACCTCTTAATATTTCTTTTTATCAAGTCACATCCGCAGGTTGTAAACCGTCGTTATCTAAATCTGGAGGCTCTAATGGCGAATTGACGTTAGCTTGTGATCTGTCGAATGAACTAGCCTTGGAAAAAATGACGATCCTCAAACCTGATTTAGTAATTATGTCACAAGCTGGTATGCACGAAGAAACTAATTGGAATGAAATATATAATTACTTGAGAGGAATAGGTGTTAAAAATATATTATTGATTGGCCCTGTTTCTCAGTGGCGACCTTCCTTACCTAAGGTAATGATAAAACCAGAACACTGGAATTCTCTAGAACCATACATTAATGATGATTTTTTAGATATGGATATTATTAATACAGATCTTAAAATGAAACTATTGGAACCAAATTTTGACTTTCAATATATCTCTTTAATTGATGATTTATGTTATTTCGATGATGATTATTTTTGTAGGGTTAAGTCAGGGGACGATACTTTATTACAAGTCGATTATGGTCATTTGTCCGCATCCGGTTCAAAGTTTGTTTCTGAAACTATTCTTAGAGAAAGTATTATTAAATATTTATAA